In Komagataeibacter sucrofermentans DSM 15973, the genomic window GCGGCAAGGTCGATGCCGTTCTGCGTGGTCGAGAGCTTGAGGATCAGGCCCGCGGGCAGCAGGCCGTTACGCAGCGCCGAGGAATCGAACCCGCTCGCCCCTGTCGAGACCCCGCCCGCCACCGGCATGCCGCCAGCAGGGCTGTTGTAGGTATAGAAACCGTTGATGAAGCCTGACAGGTTGATGTCGATCGGTCCGGCTTTGAAGGTCAGGCCCTTGCCAGGCACGTATTTTTCCATCCTCACTAGCGACATGCCGCCGCCAAGGCCTATGGAATGCTGGGCGGCAAGCCAGGTGGACTCAGCCGAGGCCGCGCTGGCCTGCGCGTTCGCGGCCGCCTGCTGGGCCTGGGCCAGCACGTAATCAGGGTCCATGCCGTTGCCGCCAATCTCGATCTGACCGGGGGGCTGGACCGCCTGGCCCATCGCGGTGCGCATGGGCGCATGGGCGGCTGTCGTGCTCATGTGGCGCGCAGCGGGCACGTATTGCTGCGTGCGGGCCGCACTGGTCGCGGCCTCATGCACGTGTTGCAGGTGATGGGCGAGCAGGCCGCGATATTCACCCTGCGTCAGGCTGCCCTTTGCCTTCAGGATATCGAGAAGTTCACTATAATCGTCAGCCCATGCCTCATCGACATAGGCAAGCGACGCCCCTCCGCTTGCCATAACAACCACAGCGCCAATACGCGCCAATTTTCCTGCCGACATAGTATTAAACTCCCTATGCGCATTCCTGTTGTATAAAACCCGGCGGGTCAATGGCCCCCGCTGGCGGTGGCAGGGGGTTAGACAGGGGCTTCAGGGCGCAGGACCATGCAGGGATTCCTCCCCCCACGGTGGGAGGAGCAGGATGAATGGGGCAGGTTCCATTATGGATTCGTTGGTTAATCTTCCTTTTTTTTCATGCAACGTTCAAAAAATGGTCATAACAGAACACATGTGCGTTTTCGGTCTTGTGGTGTGCGACAGCGCAGTACGTCATGAGGCCCAGCGGACCGGAGCAGTCCGGTTTTGCAATGAGCGTAAAGATCCATCAAACAATCGTGTGCGGCTCAATTCATGGTTTCTGTTCAATAAAACGGCATGAGCAGGCCGGTCGCCGATGCAGGAATACACGGCAGAGCCTCACAAAGCTGTGTTTGTATTTTATTGACTTAGTTCTTGACCGTAACTTCCGTGCCCGCCGGTTCAGGCCAGCAGGGTGCGGGCCTGCCGCCAGGCCTGCTCCAGCGCATCGACCATGGTGGGTGCGGGCGCGGTCCATTCCTGGGCCGCCTGTCCAGGCACGTCGAGACGCGTGCGCCAGCACGCGCTATCAGGTGCGCCAGGCAGACGCTCGATATTGATCCCCCATGCGGCGGGAATGCGCGACAGCACGCGGGCCAGCCTTTTCTCGGGCGTAAGCGGCGTTGCGTAATTATGGGACATGGGTGCCTCCTTTTTTTAAAAAACGTCCCCCATAAACGTCCTTATGAATGCACGATGTTTGAGGAACAGGCCTTGCAGACAGTCTTGAAAGCACAAGTCTGCCCCTTGACGGGGTTGCGGATAACCCCAAAAAACGCACGGTTGCCCGCAGCCAAGGATATGCCTGTCCGTGTCCCCTTTTCCCGGCCTTGTGCCTGATGAATCTGTTGATGGCGTTGCCCACCTGATCCAGACGGCGCTGACGCCGGTGTTCATGCTGTCAGGCATCGGCACGTTGCTCAACATGTTCAACACGCGGCTCGCCCGGGTCAGCGACCATATCGAGAGCGTGCGCGACAAGCTGGAAAATGCCGATGACAAGAAGGGCAGTGAAAGCACCGCCGTGCTGCTGCGTCGGCTGACCCACCTGCATTACCGCACCCTGCTGCTTGATGCCGCCATCCTGTTTGGTGGTGTGGGTGGGGCTTCGGCCTGCGGGTCGGCATTTGCGCTTTTTCTGGGCAGCGTGCGTGATTCCGCCATTGCGTGGTGGCTGGTGCTCATGTTTGGCAATGCGCTGGTGTGCACGGTTATTGCGCTGGCCATGTTTTTAGGTGACAGCATCGTTGCGTGGCATGGCCTGCGCGTAACGACCTTCCTGCCGCACAAGCAGGAAATGCTCGAGAACCAGGTCGACTGAAAACAAAGACGTTCCTGGTGAAGCTTTTTTCAAAAAGCTTCGAAAAATACCCCCTTTCTGAAAAAAGGCGGCACCCGGAAACCTGTATTATGATCAGGGAGCGGCGGGACTGAACGGGTCCAGTGCGTACTGCCCGAGCGGAACGTCATGCGTCATCAGCCCAT contains:
- a CDS encoding DUF2721 domain-containing protein; amino-acid sequence: MSPFPGLVPDESVDGVAHLIQTALTPVFMLSGIGTLLNMFNTRLARVSDHIESVRDKLENADDKKGSESTAVLLRRLTHLHYRTLLLDAAILFGGVGGASACGSAFALFLGSVRDSAIAWWLVLMFGNALVCTVIALAMFLGDSIVAWHGLRVTTFLPHKQEMLENQVD